Proteins co-encoded in one Christiangramia fulva genomic window:
- a CDS encoding pyridoxal phosphate-dependent aminotransferase has product MITADRLGEVQEYYFSKKLREVAELRKQGKPVINLGIGSPDLAPPVEVIEALNEALTSNNAHQYQPYKGINELREEIANFYDHFYGVSLDPENEILPLMGSKEGIMHISMAFLNKDDEVLLPNPGYPTYSSVSQLLEAKIRNYDLKDETNWLPDLEGLEKEDLSKVKLMWINYPNMPTGTRAPESFFEEITAFAEKHKILVINDNPYSFIQNSKPSSAIKKQNPSDYVMELNSLSKSFNMAGWRVGMLVGSRKNIDSVLRVKSNMDSGMFYPVQAGAVEALKLKEDWFEKQNKIYSDRKKLVMQFLKELGCEADKDQAGLFVWAKVPAGKTSAEVVDELLYKYDIFTTPGFIFGSNGEGYVRLSLCASENAINEALNRIKR; this is encoded by the coding sequence ATGATCACGGCAGACAGACTTGGAGAAGTCCAGGAATACTATTTCTCGAAAAAACTTCGTGAGGTTGCCGAGTTGCGCAAACAGGGAAAACCGGTTATTAATCTCGGGATAGGAAGTCCAGATCTTGCTCCGCCAGTGGAGGTTATCGAAGCTTTGAATGAAGCTCTTACCAGCAACAATGCGCACCAGTACCAGCCTTATAAAGGAATTAATGAATTGCGCGAGGAAATTGCCAATTTCTATGATCATTTTTATGGAGTTTCTCTTGACCCTGAGAATGAAATCCTTCCGCTAATGGGCAGTAAGGAAGGGATCATGCATATTTCCATGGCTTTTTTGAATAAAGATGATGAGGTTCTGCTGCCAAATCCGGGTTATCCCACCTATAGCTCCGTAAGCCAACTGCTCGAAGCAAAGATCAGAAATTACGATCTTAAAGATGAAACCAATTGGCTGCCTGATCTTGAAGGGCTGGAAAAAGAAGATTTGAGTAAGGTGAAACTTATGTGGATCAATTATCCGAATATGCCAACGGGAACCCGGGCTCCGGAATCATTTTTTGAAGAGATCACAGCCTTTGCCGAAAAACATAAGATTCTTGTGATCAATGACAATCCGTACAGTTTTATTCAGAATTCAAAACCCTCGAGTGCCATTAAAAAGCAAAACCCAAGTGATTATGTTATGGAGCTTAATTCCCTGAGCAAAAGTTTCAATATGGCGGGATGGCGCGTTGGAATGCTGGTTGGAAGCAGGAAAAATATTGATTCGGTTTTAAGGGTAAAATCGAATATGGATAGCGGGATGTTCTATCCTGTTCAGGCCGGGGCAGTGGAAGCTTTAAAACTGAAAGAAGACTGGTTTGAAAAACAGAATAAGATTTACAGCGATCGCAAAAAACTGGTCATGCAATTTTTAAAGGAATTGGGTTGTGAGGCTGATAAAGACCAGGCAGGATTGTTTGTCTGGGCGAAGGTCCCTGCAGGTAAAACTTCAGCTGAAGTGGTTGATGAATTGCTTTATAAATACGATATTTTCACTACACCGGGCTTTATTTTTGGCTCGAACGGGGAGGGTTATGTGCGCCTTTCACTCTGCGCTTCAGAAAATGCGATCAACGAAGCTCTAAACAGGATCAAACGATGA
- a CDS encoding prephenate dehydrogenase, producing the protein MNVFIIGTGLIGGSFALDLKQVMPKVKIFGIDAKEEHLQQALETGIIDAEANFSDLCNAELVYLAIPVDAAIKLLPEILELVPENCVVIDTGSTKEKICQLVADHPKRRNFLAAHPIAGTEFSGPSAAINGLFSKKTNIICEVEKTAFKLQEKALEIFHSVGMRIRYMDPASHDRHIAYVSHLSHISSFMLGKTVLEKEKNERDIFDLAGSGFASTVRLAKSSPAMWTPIFAQNKDNVLETLDEYISNLSHFRELLSKDNFEEVFSEMDKTNHIKSVLNGITENEPLKKLENGK; encoded by the coding sequence ATGAATGTCTTTATAATTGGAACAGGATTGATAGGAGGTTCTTTTGCGCTGGACCTGAAACAGGTGATGCCGAAAGTAAAGATCTTCGGGATCGATGCGAAAGAGGAACATCTTCAGCAGGCACTCGAAACCGGAATTATTGATGCAGAGGCAAATTTCTCTGATCTCTGTAATGCCGAACTGGTTTACTTAGCAATTCCTGTGGATGCGGCGATTAAATTGCTACCCGAAATTCTGGAATTAGTACCTGAAAACTGCGTGGTGATCGATACCGGCTCAACTAAAGAGAAAATTTGTCAGCTGGTTGCCGATCATCCCAAAAGAAGGAACTTTCTTGCGGCCCATCCCATTGCCGGAACAGAATTTTCGGGACCATCAGCGGCGATAAACGGATTGTTCTCCAAAAAAACGAATATTATCTGCGAAGTGGAGAAAACAGCTTTTAAGCTTCAGGAAAAAGCCCTCGAAATTTTCCACTCAGTTGGGATGAGAATCCGGTATATGGATCCTGCATCGCATGACCGCCATATTGCCTATGTTTCCCATTTGTCACATATAAGTTCATTCATGCTGGGCAAAACTGTGTTGGAAAAAGAGAAGAACGAGCGGGATATTTTTGACCTGGCGGGAAGTGGTTTCGCATCCACGGTAAGGCTTGCCAAAAGCTCCCCCGCTATGTGGACCCCGATTTTCGCACAGAATAAAGATAATGTGCTGGAAACCCTGGATGAATATATTTCCAATTTATCGCACTTCAGAGAATTGCTTTCTAAAGATAATTTTGAAGAAGTTTTCAGCGAAATGGATAAAACCAATCATATAAAATCAGTATTAAACGGAATAACAGAAAATGAACCCTTAAAGAAACTGGAAAATGGAAAATAA
- a CDS encoding bifunctional 3-deoxy-7-phosphoheptulonate synthase/chorismate mutase type II has product MENKKELRKWLDDFGLDHPLVIAGPCSAETEEQVLTIAHQLKDSDATVLRAGIWKPRTRPGNFEGVGSLGLKWLQKAKEETGMLTTTEVANPTHVDLALKHDVDILWIGARTTVSPFIVQEIADALKGTDKIVLVKNPVNPDLALWLGAVERLYTADISNLGVIHRGFSAYEKTKYRNNPEWQIAIELQNKFPDLPLILDPSHIAGRRDIIFDLCQTALDLNYDGIMVETHHTPDDAWSDAKQQITPDTLKQIMKDLKVRKEVSASEEYQNKLNTLRSKIDIADSQILDIISKRMKISEEIGQVKKEQNVAILQTKRWNEILGKMVLEGEEKGLSEEFVLRMFKAIHQESINHQQKIIDGIG; this is encoded by the coding sequence ATGGAAAATAAGAAAGAACTTAGAAAATGGTTAGATGATTTCGGACTGGATCATCCGCTCGTAATCGCGGGGCCCTGCAGCGCCGAAACCGAAGAACAGGTGCTAACCATCGCACATCAGTTAAAAGACAGTGATGCTACCGTACTGCGCGCTGGAATCTGGAAACCCCGAACCCGGCCGGGAAATTTTGAAGGCGTGGGCTCCCTCGGGCTAAAATGGCTTCAGAAAGCCAAAGAAGAAACAGGAATGTTAACTACTACTGAAGTTGCAAATCCTACTCATGTTGATCTGGCATTGAAGCACGATGTGGATATTCTCTGGATTGGGGCGCGTACTACCGTTTCTCCTTTTATTGTTCAGGAAATTGCCGATGCACTAAAAGGAACAGATAAGATCGTACTCGTTAAAAACCCTGTAAATCCTGATCTGGCACTTTGGCTGGGAGCTGTGGAAAGATTATATACAGCCGATATCTCGAACCTGGGAGTGATCCACCGCGGATTTTCAGCTTATGAAAAGACGAAATATCGAAATAATCCCGAATGGCAGATCGCAATCGAACTTCAGAATAAATTTCCTGACCTGCCACTTATCCTTGATCCATCGCATATTGCAGGAAGAAGAGATATTATTTTTGATCTGTGCCAGACTGCCCTGGATCTCAATTACGATGGAATAATGGTTGAAACTCATCATACACCTGATGATGCCTGGAGCGATGCCAAACAACAAATTACTCCCGATACTTTAAAACAGATTATGAAAGATTTGAAAGTACGAAAAGAGGTTTCTGCAAGCGAGGAATATCAAAACAAACTGAACACCTTGCGTTCCAAAATTGACATTGCCGACAGTCAGATCCTGGATATCATTTCCAAGAGAATGAAGATCTCAGAAGAGATCGGCCAGGTTAAAAAAGAGCAGAATGTGGCAATTCTACAAACTAAAAGATGGAATGAGATTCTTGGAAAAATGGTTCTTGAAGGTGAGGAAAAAGGCCTGAGTGAAGAATTTGTTTTGAGAATGTTCAAGGCGATCCACCAGGAATCGATCAACCATCAACAGAAAATTATTGACGGAATAGGATAA
- the rsgA gene encoding ribosome small subunit-dependent GTPase A translates to MKGTVYKSTGSWYTVKAENNKLYECRIKGKFRIQGIKSTNPVAVGDVVVFDPAEEEGRDTGIIKKILPRENYIIRRSVNLSKQTHIIAANIDQVFLLITLNNPPTLTTFIDRFLVTAEAYHVKAVLLFNKVDTYSIEELAEVKYLAELYRNIGYECIGISAKTGKNVDKVVAMMKDRTSMISGHSGTGKSTLVNAIEPSLDLKTAEISEQHQQGQHTTTFAEMFDLSFGARIIDTPGIKGFGVVDMEREEIGDYFPEFFERKQNCKFHNCLHIEEPKCAVKEALENDEIAWSRYKSYLQLMEGEESNYRIDQFQK, encoded by the coding sequence ATGAAGGGTACGGTATATAAATCTACTGGCAGCTGGTATACGGTTAAAGCTGAAAATAATAAACTCTATGAGTGCCGTATCAAGGGAAAATTTCGAATTCAGGGAATAAAAAGTACCAATCCAGTGGCGGTTGGAGATGTGGTGGTTTTTGATCCGGCTGAGGAAGAAGGCCGGGATACCGGTATTATAAAAAAAATACTTCCTCGCGAGAATTACATCATTCGGCGATCGGTAAACCTTTCCAAACAAACTCATATTATCGCCGCGAATATTGACCAGGTTTTTTTACTAATCACGCTTAATAATCCGCCTACTTTAACCACATTTATCGATCGTTTTCTGGTAACCGCAGAGGCCTATCATGTGAAAGCGGTGCTTCTATTTAATAAAGTCGATACCTATTCTATTGAAGAACTTGCCGAAGTAAAATACCTGGCAGAGCTCTACCGAAATATTGGATATGAGTGCATAGGAATTTCCGCAAAGACAGGAAAGAATGTTGATAAGGTGGTCGCCATGATGAAGGACAGAACCAGTATGATCTCAGGCCATAGCGGCACCGGAAAATCTACGCTTGTCAATGCCATTGAGCCTTCTCTTGATCTTAAAACCGCGGAAATTTCAGAGCAACACCAGCAGGGCCAGCATACCACGACCTTTGCCGAAATGTTCGACCTCAGTTTTGGGGCACGAATTATAGACACTCCGGGAATTAAAGGTTTTGGAGTGGTCGATATGGAACGGGAAGAAATTGGCGATTATTTCCCTGAATTTTTCGAAAGAAAACAGAATTGTAAATTTCATAATTGCCTGCATATAGAAGAGCCGAAATGTGCGGTCAAAGAGGCACTGGAAAATGATGAAATTGCGTGGTCACGCTATAAAAGTTATCTTCAGCTGATGGAAGGGGAGGAAAGCAATTATAGAATTGATCAATTTCAAAAATAA
- the dtd gene encoding D-aminoacyl-tRNA deacylase encodes MKAVLQRVSKASVTIEGEISAKIGNGLLILLGIEEADTQDDIEWLCRKIINMRIFGDENNAMNNSLKDVDGDAIVVSQFTLHASTKKGNRPSFIKAAKPDFAEPMYEKFVAHFEKEFGKKIGTGEFGADMKVELLNDGPVTILIDSKEKS; translated from the coding sequence ATGAAAGCAGTTTTACAACGTGTATCCAAAGCATCTGTAACTATTGAAGGTGAAATTTCGGCAAAGATCGGTAACGGACTTCTTATTTTACTGGGAATTGAAGAAGCCGACACTCAGGATGACATTGAATGGCTATGCCGAAAGATCATCAATATGCGGATTTTCGGAGACGAGAATAATGCGATGAATAATTCTCTAAAAGATGTTGATGGCGATGCCATTGTGGTAAGCCAGTTTACACTTCACGCGAGTACAAAAAAAGGAAATCGCCCCAGTTTTATAAAAGCAGCAAAGCCTGATTTTGCTGAGCCTATGTACGAAAAGTTCGTCGCTCATTTCGAAAAGGAATTCGGGAAAAAGATCGGTACCGGAGAATTTGGTGCCGATATGAAAGTTGAGCTTTTAAATGATGGACCGGTGACAATTTTGATTGATTCGAAAGAAAAAAGTTGA
- a CDS encoding nucleotide pyrophosphohydrolase, translating to MDLKKAQKAVDDWINEHGVRYFNELTNMAQLTEEVGEVARIIARRYGEQSEKESDKTKDLGEELADVVFVVLCLANQTGIDLQDAFDKKMDLKAKRDHKRHQNNKKLK from the coding sequence ATGGACTTAAAAAAAGCACAGAAAGCGGTAGATGATTGGATCAATGAGCATGGCGTTCGCTATTTTAACGAGCTCACCAATATGGCGCAGCTTACCGAAGAAGTTGGCGAGGTGGCAAGGATCATTGCACGTCGCTACGGGGAGCAAAGCGAAAAAGAAAGTGATAAAACCAAAGATCTTGGCGAAGAACTTGCCGATGTTGTCTTTGTGGTGCTCTGCCTTGCGAATCAAACCGGTATCGACCTTCAGGATGCCTTCGATAAAAAGATGGATCTAAAGGCCAAACGCGATCACAAAAGACATCAGAATAACAAAAAACTTAAATAA
- the aroA gene encoding 3-phosphoshikimate 1-carboxyvinyltransferase: protein MTISLSHTRKELEGDLKITGSKSESNRLLILQALFPEIEIENLSNSDDSKVMQMALEKHSGTIDIHHAGTAMRFLTAYFASRENNEVVLTGSKRMKERPIRLLVEALREMGADIEYMKDDGFPPLKINGKKLGAKSVKLQANVSSQYVSALMLIAPSLPNGLEIILHGKITSTPYILMTLEIMKHAGIEGKLEGNCVKIEPVKELTSKSIAVESDWSSASYFYSLAAISDRAEIRLSNYRETSRQGDCCLSSIYRNFGVETTFEKNSIVLKKGHKKRAKRLSEDLANSPDIAQTIAVTCLALNMECNLTGLHTLKIKETDRLQALKTEIEKFGAKVAITSDSLRLFPVGKLNENVRIATYNDHRMAMAFAPLALRVPLEIEDAGVVSKSYPDFWKDFSKLGIESSEIE, encoded by the coding sequence ATGACTATTTCCTTATCCCACACCCGAAAAGAGCTTGAAGGTGATCTAAAAATTACAGGCTCAAAAAGTGAATCCAATAGATTACTTATCCTGCAGGCGCTTTTTCCTGAAATTGAAATCGAAAACCTTTCCAACAGCGATGATTCAAAAGTGATGCAGATGGCCCTGGAGAAGCATTCAGGGACTATTGATATCCATCATGCCGGTACTGCCATGCGTTTTCTAACCGCCTATTTCGCCAGCCGGGAAAACAATGAGGTCGTGCTTACGGGAAGTAAAAGAATGAAAGAGCGACCTATCCGTTTACTTGTTGAAGCCTTACGTGAGATGGGCGCTGATATTGAATATATGAAGGATGATGGTTTTCCACCACTTAAGATCAATGGCAAAAAACTTGGCGCCAAAAGTGTAAAGCTTCAGGCAAATGTTAGCAGCCAGTACGTGTCTGCCTTGATGCTTATTGCACCTTCCTTGCCTAATGGGCTTGAAATAATACTTCATGGGAAAATTACTTCTACTCCCTATATTCTTATGACGCTGGAAATTATGAAACATGCAGGCATAGAAGGAAAGCTGGAAGGGAATTGTGTAAAAATAGAGCCAGTAAAAGAATTGACATCTAAATCAATTGCTGTAGAGTCTGACTGGAGTTCGGCATCCTATTTTTACAGCCTGGCAGCAATTTCTGACAGAGCTGAGATCAGGCTTTCCAATTACCGTGAAACAAGCAGGCAGGGAGACTGCTGTCTTTCTTCTATCTACCGAAATTTTGGAGTGGAAACCACTTTTGAAAAGAACAGTATTGTTTTAAAAAAAGGACATAAAAAAAGAGCCAAAAGGCTCAGCGAAGATCTTGCCAATTCGCCCGATATCGCCCAAACCATTGCGGTTACCTGTCTTGCTTTAAATATGGAATGCAATTTAACCGGTTTACATACCCTTAAAATTAAAGAAACCGATAGGCTTCAGGCCTTAAAAACAGAGATCGAAAAATTTGGGGCTAAAGTAGCCATTACAAGCGATAGTTTAAGATTATTTCCAGTAGGAAAGCTTAATGAAAATGTGCGCATTGCTACTTATAATGATCACCGAATGGCTATGGCATTTGCACCACTAGCCCTTCGTGTTCCTTTGGAAATTGAAGATGCCGGTGTTGTTTCCAAATCTTATCCAGATTTTTGGAAAGATTTCAGTAAACTGGGAATTGAAAGTTCAGAAATTGAATAA
- the queA gene encoding tRNA preQ1(34) S-adenosylmethionine ribosyltransferase-isomerase QueA, which yields MKLSNFNFELPKELLAEYPTENRDEARLMVLNRKEQTIEHKKFKDLIDYFEPEDVMVLNNTKVFPARLFGNKEKTGARIEVFLLRELNPETKLWDVLVDPARKIRIGNKLYFGEDESLVAEVIDNTTSRGRTLRFLYDGSYSDFRRKLKELGQTPLPKYIKRDVEPEDEERYQTIYAKNEGAVAAPTAGLHFSKHLLKRLEIKGVDFAEVTLHVGLGTFSPVEVEDLSKHKMDSEEAFITKDATDIINKAKSERRKVCAVGTTVMRVLESSVSSNQTLNEFAGWTNKFIFPPYDFNIANCMVTNFHTPKSTLLMMVSAFAGHDFVKKAYAEAVKEKYRFYTYGDAMLIL from the coding sequence ATGAAACTTTCAAACTTCAATTTTGAGCTGCCTAAAGAACTTTTGGCCGAGTATCCTACTGAAAACAGGGATGAAGCACGGCTAATGGTTCTAAATAGAAAAGAGCAGACAATTGAACACAAAAAATTTAAAGACTTAATCGATTATTTTGAGCCTGAAGACGTGATGGTTCTGAACAACACCAAGGTTTTTCCTGCAAGATTGTTTGGAAACAAGGAAAAAACAGGTGCCAGGATCGAAGTTTTTTTATTGCGGGAGTTGAATCCGGAGACCAAATTATGGGATGTACTTGTAGATCCTGCCAGAAAGATCAGGATTGGAAATAAACTTTATTTCGGCGAAGACGAGAGTCTTGTCGCTGAGGTAATCGATAATACTACTTCCAGAGGAAGAACCTTGAGATTTTTGTACGATGGGTCGTATAGCGATTTCCGAAGAAAATTAAAGGAACTGGGACAGACTCCGCTTCCAAAATACATTAAAAGGGATGTAGAACCTGAGGATGAGGAACGTTACCAGACGATCTATGCTAAAAACGAAGGCGCTGTAGCCGCACCAACCGCCGGCCTGCATTTCTCAAAACATTTGCTTAAAAGACTTGAGATAAAGGGCGTGGATTTTGCCGAGGTTACCCTTCACGTAGGTTTAGGAACTTTTAGCCCAGTAGAGGTTGAGGACCTTTCAAAGCATAAAATGGACAGTGAGGAAGCTTTTATCACTAAAGATGCTACCGATATAATCAATAAAGCGAAGAGTGAAAGACGTAAGGTATGCGCAGTGGGAACTACAGTGATGCGTGTATTGGAAAGTTCGGTATCTTCAAATCAAACTCTTAACGAATTTGCCGGCTGGACCAACAAATTTATTTTCCCTCCATACGATTTCAATATCGCTAATTGTATGGTTACCAATTTTCACACGCCAAAATCAACTTTGTTAATGATGGTATCTGCCTTTGCAGGACATGATTTCGTAAAGAAAGCGTATGCAGAAGCGGTAAAAGAAAAATATCGTTTTTATACTTACGGCGATGCGATGCTGATATTATAA
- the rlmN gene encoding 23S rRNA (adenine(2503)-C(2))-methyltransferase RlmN, protein MKESKKDIRALTKEQLQEFFISQGDKSFRGSQVYEWLWNKGVHSFDDMTNISKDTREMLKENFVINHIRVDRMQRSSDGTIKNAVKLHDSLTVESVLIPTKTRTTACVSSQVGCSLDCQFCATARLKRMRNLNPDEIYDQVVAIDNESRLYYDRPLSNIVFMGMGEPLMNYNNVMKAIEKITSPEGLGMSPKRITVSTSGVPKMIKKLADDEAKIKLAVSLHSARDEVRTAIMPFNETFPLKDLRESLEYWYSKTKRRITYEYIVWKDINDTPEDARALVQFCKYVPCKVNLIEYNPIDDGDFRQAAGSATDMYQEMLEKNGITVTVRRSRGKDIDAACGQLANKSS, encoded by the coding sequence GTGAAAGAATCAAAGAAAGACATACGGGCATTAACTAAAGAGCAACTTCAGGAATTTTTTATTTCCCAGGGAGATAAATCTTTTCGTGGATCTCAGGTTTACGAGTGGTTATGGAATAAAGGCGTGCATAGTTTTGATGACATGACCAACATTTCAAAAGATACCCGTGAAATGCTGAAGGAGAATTTCGTCATTAACCACATTCGGGTCGACCGTATGCAAAGGAGCAGTGACGGGACCATTAAAAATGCGGTAAAACTTCACGATTCCCTAACGGTAGAGTCGGTTTTGATTCCAACTAAAACCAGGACCACTGCCTGTGTTTCTTCCCAGGTGGGATGCAGCCTTGATTGCCAGTTTTGTGCAACTGCGAGATTGAAACGAATGCGTAATTTAAATCCTGATGAAATTTACGATCAGGTGGTCGCAATCGATAATGAAAGCAGGCTTTATTATGACAGGCCCTTGTCTAATATTGTTTTTATGGGAATGGGAGAACCACTGATGAATTACAACAACGTGATGAAGGCTATAGAAAAAATAACCTCTCCCGAAGGCCTTGGAATGTCTCCAAAGCGAATTACCGTTTCTACTTCAGGGGTTCCTAAAATGATCAAAAAACTGGCAGATGACGAGGCGAAGATAAAACTGGCGGTTTCATTACATTCTGCCAGGGATGAGGTGAGAACTGCAATTATGCCTTTTAATGAGACTTTTCCGCTTAAAGATCTTCGTGAATCCCTTGAATACTGGTATTCCAAAACCAAACGCCGCATTACCTACGAATATATCGTGTGGAAAGATATTAATGATACTCCGGAAGATGCACGGGCACTCGTGCAGTTTTGCAAATATGTTCCCTGTAAAGTCAATCTCATTGAGTACAATCCAATTGACGACGGAGATTTCCGGCAGGCAGCAGGCAGTGCTACAGATATGTACCAGGAGATGCTTGAGAAAAATGGTATTACCGTCACGGTTAGACGTTCCAGGGGAAAAGATATCGATGCCGCCTGTGGACAACTGGCTAATAAATCTTCTTAA
- a CDS encoding polyprenyl synthetase family protein, with the protein MKVISQIKLPVEKEMELFEKKFFESMSSKVALLNRITHFIVNRKGKQMRPMFVFLVAKMVSEGTVNERTYRGASVIELIHTATLVHDDVVDDSNRRRGFFSINALWKNKIAVLVGDYLLSKGLLLSIDNNDFDLLKIISVAVKEMSEGELLQIEKARRLDITEAVYYDIIRQKTATLIAACCSLGAASVKPESNEIGKMRRFGELIGMAFQIKDDLFDYGAEKIGKPTGIDIKEQKMTLPLIYTLNNVSKKEKDWLINSVKNHNKDRKRVNEVISFVKKNGGLDYAVKRMKEFQNEALLILKDYPDSPYKDSLELMVNYVIEREK; encoded by the coding sequence ATGAAGGTAATTTCCCAGATAAAACTACCGGTTGAAAAGGAGATGGAACTTTTTGAAAAAAAGTTCTTCGAGTCCATGTCTTCAAAAGTGGCTCTATTAAATAGAATAACTCATTTTATCGTAAACCGCAAGGGCAAACAAATGCGCCCCATGTTTGTATTCCTCGTTGCAAAAATGGTTTCTGAAGGAACTGTAAACGAACGCACCTACCGCGGAGCTTCGGTTATTGAGTTAATACATACCGCGACTTTAGTTCATGATGATGTAGTGGACGATTCCAACCGGCGCAGGGGATTCTTTAGTATTAATGCTCTCTGGAAGAACAAAATTGCCGTCCTGGTTGGAGATTACTTATTATCAAAAGGACTTTTACTTTCTATTGACAATAATGATTTTGACCTTCTGAAAATTATTTCGGTTGCCGTTAAAGAAATGAGCGAAGGGGAGCTGCTTCAAATTGAAAAAGCAAGGAGACTTGATATTACCGAAGCGGTTTATTATGATATTATTCGGCAAAAAACGGCTACTTTGATCGCCGCCTGCTGTAGTCTCGGGGCAGCTTCAGTTAAGCCTGAAAGCAATGAAATTGGTAAAATGAGAAGATTTGGTGAGCTGATTGGAATGGCTTTTCAAATAAAAGATGACCTTTTCGATTATGGCGCTGAAAAAATTGGCAAACCTACCGGAATCGATATTAAGGAACAGAAAATGACGCTTCCTCTTATATATACTTTGAACAATGTTTCAAAAAAGGAAAAGGACTGGCTGATAAATTCTGTTAAAAACCACAATAAAGATCGTAAGCGGGTAAATGAAGTGATTTCTTTTGTAAAGAAAAATGGAGGCCTGGACTATGCGGTAAAGCGTATGAAGGAATTTCAAAATGAGGCACTCCTCATCCTGAAGGATTATCCAGATTCACCTTATAAAGACAGCCTGGAGCTTATGGTGAACTACGTGATCGAGAGAGAGAAATAA